GCAAGTTTCTCTCATGGTGTAACACCCGAGGAACATaaccttccttcttcttgctgctcAGCATAGATTATGTTTCTCAAAATCAAAAATTTCACCACTGTTATCAGCAAGAGCATCAGTAGGTACGTCCTAATTCAAGACCATGAAGGAGTATTTTCGTCCCAGCCATGATACTGGCGTATAAACTGGTGTCGTAAAGCAATGTCAAAGTCTTGGTAGCATGATACCAAATCTGTGCGGTATGGAGGATCTATGAGAGGTAAGCATCATTACAGTTGTTGTTTCCTCGAGGTCCCGAGAGAGCCCTTCTGGGTGAATTAGTGAGATCAGGTTGCAAGTCTTCCACTCATGTCGACGTTTTGAGAATATCAGGCGACATGGTATGTATGTCCATCACTTCCTTGATCCCTGGTTGTCTGCATATGTGCTTGCCTTGTCAGTCTAGGGTTCACCATTGACAATATTGGTTGCGATTGTAGGGAAGTCACGAGTGTTCAGAGACTTCACAAGCCCAAGTGACCCGGCAGGCATATTGCGAGGGTGCCCCTGATATGCTTGATCTGTGGTAGGAAACAGCCACTTAATGTCTAGAGCGCATGAGCGAGGTACTATCCTTCCACAACCTAATCGAAAGCTTTCATTATAGGAAGCTGCAGGTTGTGCCATCTCCTGATCGTGGAGATAATGTCTCGGTGTTGAGGGTTTCCTCGTCAGAGAATTCTCATCCGCGCAGTTATCTGCAGCGTGAATTCGGCGCAGTAAGTATGCACCCCTCGAATAGGTATTGGTGTATCGCATTTGTAATCATCGGGCCGTTATGGCAAGACAATCGAACGATGTACCCAAGGATCCACTCGCAGACTCAGTGAGTACAACGGGCAATAGACGCGGCTCAGAAGTACCGTTGTTGCCGGATCACATGAAGAATCTCCCCTGGAGGCGGCAACATAAGCCATCTTTGTGGATACATGAAATGCGTGATATAGAACTAGTATGATCCTGAGTTCTTGGACGCGGGGGCAAGACGCTGATTGACGACCCTTAACTGCGGCATTAAATCAATGGCAGCTCCAAGATCGGCATTGTCATGCCAAATGCGGCTTAGGACTGGAATTCTTAATTAAGACTAACTTGGCGATGGATATCCTGGTTGTGTTATGGCACGGCTGTGGTTTCGGCAGCGGAGGGAAAGAGTCTTAGGGGAGGCTTTCTAAGTGGGTAGTCTCCGCTCTAGACTAAGCATGTTAGCCCTcactttttccttttcgggcAATATCCCCATGCAGCGTACCTATCACTACTCTGTATCAGGTGTTCTTTCTGGTTTATGGCTAATTTAGCGTTGATTAACCATGTAGGACAGGGTGTTGATTTCAATCTTTGCCCTACATAGTATTCTACCCAAACCGGGTGTAGTAGCACCAGCTACCCCCAGCTTCTCTATTATGTAAGTAGATACCAACAGGCTAACGTGATTCCATGCAGATAGCGGGTTTGAGACACATACCATAGCATCACGATATACAGACTGATCTCGATTCCGAGCAGTGCCGTTCCGTTAACTGCCAAGAGATCCCGACCCGTACTTTCAATATCCGAACATCCAGAACAGTTTCATGTCAAGCGGCAGTTAAAACAGAGACCCTTCAAAGTTCACCAAAACTCAGAGATCTCGAGCCTGTAGTGGTCGACCGTTCGATGCGTTTGAAACGGGCTCaacctaaaaaaaaaaaatattaccACAAAGCATTGACAATCTGGTAAGGCTTGGAGTCCCCTGAAACGCCGTTGATGCCAAGATGTCGCATAGACTAGGGACTCGTCCCCACTTTCTCGCTCCTTAATTCCTGTGTTAATCCGCTTGACCTCGTTGACTTACTCCGAGTAGGACTCTTGGCTTGGGGGTCCATAGAAATGTGTCATAAATGCCCTGCAGTGCCACCTATCTCGTGTTAATGTGGATTGAGTCCAGAATGGAAGGTAGTATTCTTCTCGAACCCTGAACCTTGCTAAGGCTGTTAAGCGTTTCAGGTGCGGAATAAGGAAACAGATAGGGCGCCTCTTTCTCAGCTAATGGGTCGGGATTGATCTGCCCCGTGACCCCCATATGCTCGGGTGGAGCGCTGAAGATACTTACTTCTATACTATCCAGGGTTATGAGGTGGTTTCGGCCTCGGAATTTTCTCGATCTTAAGTTACTTTGCATGTAGCGCGATATCTTTCTCGCCTTAGATCTTCTGGCCTGTTGTAGCCATGATCTGTCTCATCTAGTCTAGATCTCGAGACCCCGTGGCCGTTTAATTTACCTGATTCTTGCCCAGGAACCCTATGCATTACCGTCATTGGTTGTTGATGTCACTTCCAAGACCATCATGGGATTCTGCGCCAGATCTATAGCCGCTGACCCATAGTATGAAGTGCCAGCGGCCAAGACCACCATGTCTAGCAGGTTAGATGTATCCATCAGGAATATATGAATCGATTGGGTAACAATGTAACCATTAGAAAAATCCATTAGCCAACTTGAAACACGAATATGAGTTGATTATCTTTTTCAAGGTCATTTGATGTATAAAACCAGGCCTGGTGCCGCGTTCCCAGTGCTTGTTCTCATCAAAGCCATtcattccttcttttcttttcttatattgttcctccttttctccgttCAGGATGTCATTCATTCAACTCGTTCACTTCTTCGGTCTTTTGACCTTGGCTGCCGGCAAGCCGATTCTTATTCCGAGGCAGGCTTCGGGAGCGCCGCAGGACGGTGCTCGCAACCTGATTGACGTTCAGCTGCAGTCGATCGGAAACTCGACTATCAAAGCTTTCATCACTAATATTGCTGATGAGAATCTCCGTGTCGTCAAGAGGGGTGGTCTGCTCGATAACGAGCTTCCCACTAAGAAGGTTGTTGTGTCTGGATCTGGTAAGCTCACTGCCGAATGACTAGTATCTGCATATACATATCAACACAAGGTGattaacaacaacaaaaaggcGCAAACCCAACTTTCACCGGTGCGGAAGTCGACTACGTCAACACACATCTGAATGACGACGCATTCTTGGAACTCGCCCCTAAACAAACAATCGAGTCCATCTTCGACATCGCCGACTCCCACGACCTTTCTCCTGGTCAAAAGTACTCCGCCATCGCGGATGGCATGCTCGAATACACGAAGTTGGACAACCCTAAGAAATTCTTCGTCGTTCCTTATACATCCAACGCCATCGACTTCGATGCTCCTGAAGACTCTGCTAACCGCCTTGCGACCCGCGCCACCCTCGAAGCCTGCAGTGGCGAATATAACAAGCTGATGCAGGATAACCTTGCACAGGCTGCCAAGATGGCCGAGGCTGCCGCTGCGGATGCTCGCGACGGCAGCAGTGGACTGTTCCAGAAGTTCTTCAAGTCCCAGGATGAGGCTgacaagaaggaggttgCCGAGCGCTTGGAGGCCATTGCTAAGGAAGCAACATCGAAAGGCACCCTGACCTACTACTGTCAGCCATCGGCGCAGGATTCCTGCGGTGGCAACATTGCGGCCATCACGTACCCAACACAAAACCGTGTTGTCAACTGCCAGGCATACTATGAAACGCAGCAGGTGGTGAACGAGTGTGGATATCTGGATCAGGCGGCTATCTCGCTCCATGAGTTCTCGCATGCTACTAGCGTCTACGCGCCTGGTACGGATGATGTTGTGTATGGACTTGACGGTGTGCTTCAATTGAGCACTGCACAGGCCAAGAACAACGCCGATTCATTTGCATACTATGCAAACAGTAAGTACTCTTACCATTGGACGTTCAGGGACTTGTGCTGACTGTGTTTTTGTAGGTGTTTTCAATAACTGCAGTGCTGATGGTAACCAGAGTGGAAACTCAGGTACTCAAATCGGATCCACGAATGGTAATGGAGGTGGCCTGGACATCCCTTTCGGGCAAGGAACTGGTCAAGGAAACGAGCAGGGAACTAGCCAGGGAACTGGCCAGCAAACTGGCGCTCCAACTGGAATGGAGAATGGAGGTGGCTTTACCATTCCCTGGGGACAAGGAATTGGTCAAGGAAACGAACAGGAGGTTAGTCAAGGAGCCGGTCAGCAGACCAACCAAGGCCCTGCCACCGGTATCGGTGGTATGAACCCCTGGGGACAGCAAGCTGGTCCTGCAGAAGGCACTACACAACCCGGGTCCGAATGGCCCGCTGGCTTCGACGACCTTCCCTGGTCCTTCAACAACCCCAGTCAGGGTGCCCAGTCCAATGGCGGTCAATTTTCCAACGATTGGCAGCCAGTTTCAAATGACTATCAGGAAATTTCGGCTTCTCCCTCTGGTGACTTTCCCTTTGGTAACTTCGGAGCCCCTGAGAGCTCGCAAGGTTTTGAACTTGGTGAAGGAAGTGGCTGGTTCAAGAGGGATCAGTAGGTCAAGCGATGCATTAGCTCTCTGAAATATGGTGATAAAGCATATCAACCGTGCATTCATGTGGGCAATTACTATAGAGGTAATTACAATGAAATAGGCGAAAGGTAAATCCACCTCAAATCGCAAATTCCTGAGAAACAGAAAGGGCAAAGCAGAAAACATAGAGTTAGCGCAAGCCCTCGAGGTAGAGATTTCAGAGAAACAGAGAACGACaaatcaagaaaaggaaaaacaccATTTCTCAGATTCCATTGTAAATCTGGTGACCCGCAAGCGTAAACTCTCCCTTGTGAGTGTCCTTTGGGTCCACGTGCTCTGCTTTGATATGGCGCGCGGTCAACGCAAAGCGCAATTTGCTCTCAGGGATAACCTCATGCTAAAACAACTGTCAGATTAAAACTTATTTTCGCATTATCCCATATACATACCTCATGGTATTTCTGCAGACTTTCACCATGCATTACAACCATGTCTCCGTGGTGAATATCCAGTTTAATACACGGTTTGGCTTCGCATTGGGTACGGTTGTTCTTGAAGAGCTCGTTTCGGCATTTGTTATACTTTGTTTGTGTAATCATTCCATGCTCGAATTCAGCTTTCCATGTCTGCCTTTGCAACTGGAACGCGCAGCCTGGAAGCACTGGATCGTTCTCAAGTAAAATGTTCCTGCTGCTCTGCCCCTTGTAGTACTTTGATTTCATGCGGATCTGCATGGTAGACCGAGCCCCCAGCGATAGTGTCGCAATAGTAGGGCCAAGGGACGTTTCGCCGTCGTCATGATACTAAAGGTGTTAGCAACAGCTGCATATATCCCTAGCCCTCTTTGTTGCCTTCTCCACCTTGGTGCAAATAACCTCCTTGATAGATGAAAGATGAGATAGTACTGACTCCGATCTTCATGTTCGCAAAATATCCGAGCACCAGCATTTCATTTGGTGGATAGGACGTATGTCCAGTCAGATGCACAGCTTGCTCAGTCGCCCATTGCAGACGGCCTAACGCGTGTAGAACTGGCCCAGGAGCCTCACCAAAGCCTTTGCAATTCACTGGTGCAACATACTTATACGGGTTACCCTAAAACAATATCAGATGATGCTCACCACATGATAAGATGTCAAGAGACGGAACTGACATAATTAACTGCAAAGTGCGCAGTAAGCGTGCCAGTAACTACAGAGATATTTGTTAGATGCTCGCCGATAGAAACTGCAATCGAGACAATGCCAACTTACCCACGGCATTTCTCAAAGGAAATCTCTGCAACCCAAGTTCAGCCATCTGCAATTGCGTAAACATGGTGTTTGGTCCGTTAGGGTGGTTATTTATGTCTCTATTCGACACCAGGTGCGTAACATGACCGACTCCTGGAATATTATAGACTAACCTCCTGTATGGAGCCAGTGAGTTATCGTCAACCTCTGGAGTCATGAACTTGTCATCAGGCATAAAGGCTCGCTTCTGGGGAGCGATTTCGAGAGTATCAATGACAGATCGTAAGGACACAACTGGCATTCGTGTCATTTTCTCAAAGGTGCATGAATGCTGAGGTTGAGTCGAAATAGAGGTACTATCGTCACTGCACTTCCAGCCTCTCCAAAACTTTCGTGAGATACATTTGCGGCACTGTGGGCATACAATCCCTTTCCAAGCCACTCTACTGGTCGCTACACTTgcgtcatcctcatcaaaaGTGCTGAGCAGGTCTGGTATCAGGCTGTGGTGAGGTTTTATGACGGGGTCCGGGGCCATCCGATAGCTCAGGAACTTTTGGTGGTAGGTGAGGTTCGCAGGAGCGGCCAACGCTCCAATTTTAAAGAAACGGGTGCAGGATGGCTGTAGACACATCCAGCCTTGGTGAAATACCTGAAAGCTCCTGTGGTTACATGCATTGCACTCAACTGAGTTTGGTCTGCTTGCAAAATCACGTTCTTGAAGAGAGGGCGGTGGTAACGACCCTTTGTCCGCCCACCAGCTCTTGCTCTGGAGATCCAACTTCTCATAGCGCACCTTCGCAGCAATACGCTTGCCAATACATTCAAACCAGATATTCGTGATGCGGAAGTAACCCATCACATTATACGGGTGCGGGACCATTTTCCCCAAGACAGTGTTGTGCTCCCCTATTTTATCATTAATAAGGATCATTTCACATTGTCAGGCACGGTGTAGTTACCGATAATAACTCCGACGGGAACCTTCTGCTCCATGCTGTTCATGAGACATTTTACCAGAagatctttctttgcttgatCCTTGACGCGAACCAAATCTCCGTTCGCATTCTTAGAGCATGAGCCACCTCTGCAAAGAAGTGAAGGTCTTAGTGTGAGAATGACATGAGGCAAGTCGAGCTATTGTACCTACATCCTGGTTATTACCACTTCTTCATCAATGTATGAGCGTTCTCCCGAGTCGCGATCAACCAGAACCCCCCAGGCCAGACCATCTTTATGATATATGCCACCTTGAACGGCTCGAAACCATGGAAGGGTGTCACCTAATTCCGAGCGGAACTTCATCCATTGGTTAGCAAGGATATAAGAATAGTGTCCAGCTACGTACATTTGCCCATGCTGGAGGTTCCCCATTAACGGCAGAAGGTAATGAAACCTCAGCCCCTGCGGtagccctcttcctcttcgcaGGCATGTGTATATTATGTCTTAATGCTTCGCATcaataataaagataatgGACTCCTTGGGCATCGGGGCTTCAGGCTCGTGACAATTCAGGTATATAGGAGTATTTAGTATAGGAGAAAGATAGAGAAGGACATATTCATAGAATCATTAGATCAAGAGTGATTGCTAATCATTCGCAAGTGAGATAATTATAGGGTAAATGTTGAATCAGAATGAACTATGTACTGTGGCAGAGTGCTTTAAGATCATTTACTTCTACCTAGATGGCAAACCACCTGACCGGCCTCACCGCCCATACCGCTTCGTGAGGCCTTAGGGcctttataatatctatggAGATCGGTATCAGACATAAGGTTGGAGGCCTGATTCAGGAGATCTCAAAGCATATTGAAGGCCGTGGTCAGAGCTGACAGCAATCCTACTCAATATTGAAATTTTCATGTATAGATTATCAGTAGAGCCTTTGAATAGTTTTAAATCGCCCTCGTAGATCAATCATTCTATAAAAATCGACAGAGCAATTAATAGTGAATTGCTTGGCAAACACACCCACCACTATGGGATCGAGTCAAAGTAGATTTAGTAATTTCATTTGAGTGGGTGAATGCAGACGTAGATTTTCCCATTCCCGACGGTGCAAGGAGAGAGAACTCCACAGCCTAATTAATAGGCTAGTTTATAGTTAGGGGCTTAATTTCATCATAAGTGGAGCTTTTGCACCGATTCAGAAAGACCCTCGGCTCACCATCGCATATCCGAGGGCAATCCTTCACTAATCATTATCATGCCGAACTACACAGCTTCGACAGGGTGCGAGTTTGATAAAAGATTTGTTCAAAGGGTGGAATATGTAGAAGGAAATAGTTCAGAATACTAAATTTAGAGGGCACGGGGTCGATGACAATAATACTGATATAATATGCATAATCTCGGAAATTCTGTGCAGAGTGGCCACGGCTCGGTCATTTCTCCGGGCTGTTACTACGAGTAAGAACCATAAAGAGCTTTCCCCGCACTAGGATTGGAGCGACCCCCGGCTTATTATTCTTCTCCCCTCACGTCCTATtcgcttcttttctttcacatagctctctcctttttctttgtctttgcaTAGATCTCAATCGTACTCAAAACCTTGACCCTGCCAAAATGGTCTTCACTCCTCAGAAAGGGGCGGGAGAATTACCCGCAATCCCTGATAATATTCCTATCAGCGAATTTATGCTCAACGATCAATATGGAAGAAACCCGCTTCAAAAGTCGAGAGATCCCTTCACTTGTGGAATTACTGGGAAATCCTACTCAGGAGCCCAGGTGGCGGAGCGAGTCGATTATCTCGCTCGAGCATTAGCGAAGGAGTTCAACTGGGCCCCAAATCAGGGTACGGAATGGGACAAGACATTAGCGGTCTTCAGTGTGAACACGGTACGTTTCAAAAACAAAATGTAGAGACATTCATGGCTAATCGCCCCTTCATTCAGATTGATACACTTCCTTTGTCCTGGGCGACCCATCAGTTGGGAGGAATTGTTTCGCCCGCCAACGCGGCTTACTCTGCGCCCGAGCTGAAGCATCAGTTGGTTGATTCTCAAGCGAAAGCTCTATTCACCTGTGCCCCCTTGCTGTCCACTGCCCTGGAGGCGGCGTCCTTGGCTGGATTCCCGAAGGACCGTATCTATCTGCTTGAGGTTCCCGCCGAACTCACCGGTGGCGCAAGCATCCCTGCGCAATACAAGACCGTCTCACAACTCATTGAGGCAGGCAGATCACTACCTAAATTGGAGAGACTCAACTGGGGTCCTGGAGACGGTGCTCGCCGAACTGCATTCTTATGCTATTCCAGTGGGACATCTGGCTTACCTGTATGTGTATACCACAACTAGTTATAGATTGAGAGAGACTGACCATTTATCACAGAAAGGAGTGATGATTTCTCATAAGAACGTTATCGCAAACGTTCTGCAGATCTCCGCTTTCGAGAAGACCCATCGAGATGCCCTCGCCGCACCAGGAGGTCCCCAACATACTGAAGTCGTGCTGGGCCTGCTCCCCCAGAGTCATATCTATGCCCTAGTGGTTATGTGTCATACTGGACCCTATAGAGGTGACCAGGTGATTGTGTTACCCAAATTCGAGCTGAAATCATACCTTGCCTCTATTCAACACTTCAAGATCGGGTCCCTTTTCTTGGTTCGTACTGTCATTGACTACTGTGGTTTTCTGCTACTAATATCTCTGTCAGGTCCCGCCAATTATCATTACCATGCTCCGAAACCACGAGGTTTGCAAGAAGTACGACCTCAGCTCGGTGAAATCTCTGTTCACTGGGGCAGCTCCTCTGGGTATGGAAACAGCCGAGGATTTCCAAAAGATGTACCCCGGTGTTACAGTTCGGCAAGGCTATGGTAAGCTTCAATTACCTAACGGCGAGATATGTGCACAGTTGACTAATGCTTGCCTACAGGTTTAACCGAGACATGCACGGTCGTGGCCTCGACTCACCCCAACGACATCTTCCTCGGATCCTCCGGTACCCTCATCCCTGGTGTTGAAGCACGCATCGTTTccccagaaggccaagaaatCACAAGCTATGACACTCCAGGTGAACTTGTGGTCCGCAGTCCAAGTGTGGTACTAGGATACCTCAACAATGAGAAGGCTAACAAAGAAACCTTTGAAAACGGATGGATGCGCACTGGTGATGAAGCCGTATTCCGCTTAAGCCCGAAGGGAACTGAGCATGTGTTTATTGTGGACCGTATCAAGGAGTTAATTAAGGTCAAGGTTTGTTCTTCCGTACCATGGTGATACAAAGTTTGAGTGCCCCCCGCTAATAAGAACTTCAGGGTTTGCAAGTTGCCCCTGCAGAGCTTGAGGCCCACCTACTCACCCATCCTGCCGTCGCTGATTGTGCCGTCATTGCTATTCCCGACGAGGCTGCCGGTGAAGTTCCGAAGGCCATCGTCGTCAAATCTGCCTCGGCTGATaaggatgatgagaagacgATACAGTCGATCAAGAAGTATGTGGAAGAACATAAGGCTCGGCACAAGTGGTTGAAGGGTGGTATTCGCTTCGTTGAGGCTGTTCCCAAGAGTCCCAGTGGCAAGATCTTGCGTCGCTTGCTTCGGGaccaagagaaggaggagcgCAGGCGCGCTGGTGCGA
This DNA window, taken from Aspergillus flavus chromosome 5, complete sequence, encodes the following:
- a CDS encoding acyl-CoA synthetase, whose product is MVFTPQKGAGELPAIPDNIPISEFMLNDQYGRNPLQKSRDPFTCGITGKSYSGAQVAERVDYLARALAKEFNWAPNQGTEWDKTLAVFSVNTIDTLPLSWATHQLGGIVSPANAAYSAPELKHQLVDSQAKALFTCAPLLSTALEAASLAGFPKDRIYLLEVPAELTGGASIPAQYKTVSQLIEAGRSLPKLERLNWGPGDGARRTAFLCYSSGTSGLPKGVMISHKNVIANVLQISAFEKTHRDALAAPGGPQHTEVVLGLLPQSHIYALVVMCHTGPYRGDQVIVLPKFELKSYLASIQHFKIGSLFLVPPIIITMLRNHEVCKKYDLSSVKSLFTGAAPLGMETAEDFQKMYPGVTVRQGYGLTETCTVVASTHPNDIFLGSSGTLIPGVEARIVSPEGQEITSYDTPGELVVRSPSVVLGYLNNEKANKETFENGWMRTGDEAVFRLSPKGTEHVFIVDRIKELIKVKGLQVAPAELEAHLLTHPAVADCAVIAIPDEAAGEVPKAIVVKSASADKDDEKTIQSIKKYVEEHKARHKWLKGGIRFVEAVPKSPSGKILRRLLRDQEKEERRRAGAKL
- a CDS encoding putative neutral protease 2 precursor, with product MSFIQLVHFFGLLTLAAGKPILIPRQASGAPQDGARNLIDVQLQSIGNSTIKAFITNIADENLRVVKRGGLLDNELPTKKVVVSGSGANPTFTGAEVDYVNTHLNDDAFLELAPKQTIESIFDIADSHDLSPGQKYSAIADGMLEYTKLDNPKKFFVVPYTSNAIDFDAPEDSANRLATRATLEACSGEYNKLMQDNLAQAAKMAEAAAADARDGSSGLFQKFFKSQDEADKKEVAERLEAIAKEATSKGTLTYYCQPSAQDSCGGNIAAITYPTQNRVVNCQAYYETQQVVNECGYLDQAAISLHEFSHATSVYAPGTDDVVYGLDGVLQLSTAQAKNNADSFAYYANSVFNNCSADGNQSGNSGTQIGSTNGNGGGLDIPFGQGTGQGNEQGTSQGTGQQTGAPTGMENGGGFTIPWGQGIGQGNEQEVSQGAGQQTNQGPATGIGGMNPWGQQAGPAEGTTQPGSEWPAGFDDLPWSFNNPSQGAQSNGGQFSNDWQPVSNDYQEISASPSGDFPFGNFGAPESSQGFELGEGSGWFKRDQ